A genomic stretch from Numida meleagris isolate 19003 breed g44 Domestic line chromosome 2, NumMel1.0, whole genome shotgun sequence includes:
- the LOC110393522 gene encoding leucine-rich repeat protein lrrA-like, which produces MNTATSFRCLPIGPDLQWRYLTEHDPRYEGKKKLKISGRELASVPAQVFGLDQLQALEMSPERESCLRYRMELLPCEISRLKNLTLLYMDSNNLKKIPAEIGTLRHLERLTLSNNHLSSLPPEMGALQRLHSLHLANNSLTHLPAALCQLRSLTFLDLTDNKIRTIPSSIQQLEKLETLLLLFNSLETLPEDVCLLRNLRTLWLGNNRLRSLPTRFGELVNLDWGYNYCSCNFEGNPLESPPPEVCSRGSEEIRDYFLSFQRVLTEQTSRVSP; this is translated from the coding sequence ATGAACACAGCCACCTCCTTCAGATGCCTCCCTATAGGTCCTGACTTACAGTGGAGGTACCTCACAGAACACGATCCAAGGTatgaagggaagaagaaactgaagattTCAGGCAGAGAGCTGGCGTCAGTCCCTGCACAGGTCTTTGGCCTGGACCAGCTGCAGGCCCTGGAGATGAGCCCAGAACGAGAGAGCTGCCTGAGGTACCgcatggagctgctgccctgcgaGATCAGCCGCTTGAAGAACCTAACCCTCCTCTACATGGACTCCAACAACCTGAAGAAAATCCCTGCTGAAATCGGCACCTTGAGGCACTTGGAGAGGCTGACGCTGAGCAACAACCACCTGAGTTCCCTGCCCCCAGAGATGGGGGCCCTCCAGCGGCTGCACAGCCTCCACCTGGCCAACAACAGCCTCACCCACCTGCCCGCAGCCCTCTGCCAGCTGAGGAGCCTCACCTTCCTGGACCTGACCGACAACAAAATACGCACCATCCCTTCCAGCATCCAACAGCTGGAGAAACTGGAAAcgttgctgctgctcttcaacTCACTGGAAACTCTGCCCGAGGATGTCTGTCTTTTAAGGAATCTACGCACGCTTTGGCTGGGAAACAACCGTCTGCGATCCCTTCCAACACGATTTGGGGAGCTGGTCAACCTGGACTGGGGATACAATTACTGTTCCTGCAATTTTGAAGGGAATCCGCTAGAAAGTCCTCCCCCTGAAGTCTGCAGCAGAGGTTCCGAGGAGATCAGAGACTATTTCTTGTCATTTCAGAGAGTACTGACAGAACAGACAAGTAGGGTCAGCCCCTGA